Within Neoarius graeffei isolate fNeoGra1 chromosome 21, fNeoGra1.pri, whole genome shotgun sequence, the genomic segment tagctcaagaactaaaccatgtaggaggttAAAATATTgtatgctggtacataaataggaatagtatgtagctgAATTGTCAcattgggtctggatgatcctgcatggtcacaTCTGTCCCTCAAAgttgatcaaaattttattggcaTTTTTGTCTGGGCTCTGTTGAGACCTTCAGAAGGCATATTTTCACTCAACATaagctcttgattttttttcccttatcgACACTCTCCTCCCTCCATAAAACTGTCTGTAACTTGGAAAGGATTGATCTTAACATAACAAAAATTTACAAAGTGTCTCCTGGGTACCATAGgtacacttgttttttttttcagatttttttgagACCGAAGTGTGTGGGCActggttgaattgacgtggaatctcatctcattatcactagccgctttatccttctacagggtcgcaggcaagctggagcctatcccagctgactacgggcgaaaggcggggtacaccctggacaagtcgccaggtcatcacagggctgacacatagacacagacaaccattcacactcacattcacacctacggtcaatttagagtcaccagttaacctaacctgcatgtctttggactgtgggggaaaccggagcacccggaggaaacccacgcggacacggggagaacatgcaaactccacacagaaaggccctcgccggccacggggctcgaacccggaccttcttgctgtgaggcgacagcgctaaccactacaccaccgtgccgccccttgacgtggaatgacccttTAATTATGTTTCATTACGTGCGTCGTGACGATGACAAATTCACTACAACCCGCCCATTTAGACCTCCAGAGGAATTAGCATGCCACTGCAGTTAACATGCTCAGCATCCAACATGGGACAACTGTAACGTTACAGTCTGGTGAAACATTATCTGAAGGGTAATGTGAGTGTGTGTCTAACAACCTGCAGATGCTCTGTAGCCTTCATCCACCAAGTCCAATTAAACCCCTTTTATGCTTGTCATACGCTTGCTCGTCATCCGTCAAAAGTTGATTCGGCAACACTTGACGCGTCACATGTAAAGTGAAGCGGCACTCCATTCACTTTACATGGGACGCGTCAAGTGTTGCCAAATTTTATTTTGGGATTGCTCTGGTAAAACTAATCAACTTTTGCTGCATAACGAGCAAACGGCAACAATTAAACGGAAAGTATCACAAAGCGTCAAATATACTACAGATGCTTTCCAAAAAATTAGAGTATCATGgaaaagttttatttctataattTAGTTTAAAAAATTAAACTTGTATAGATTAAGCATTAGTGATGTAAGTAGGCTAGGCTACGATGCAGAGTGGACATAATATAGACCCATACACCAAGCGggattagtgtgtgtgagattggTGTGTGTTACCATATGACAACCTGACAAAGGCAGAATGGTAGCAGTAATGACTCACCATAAATGCATTTACAGAGTCTTGTATCTTGAAGGCCCTCTTCTGTCTCCCATCCTCCTTAGGCCTTTTCCCAGCCCAGTTCAGTCCAGAGGTCACTTCATTGGTCAGCAACAATGAAAGGATCCGGCGCACCCTGGACTCCAAATTGTTCCCACCAACAACTGCCAAGCGAGTCACCTGTTATAAAAATACAGTGATTGTGAGTTTCAGATGGCAAGTTATTTTAAAGCTAGTAATGCACAAAAGTGCCTTTTCTTTCCACCTCAATTAAGTCCTGCTGGTAATGCAGATTGTAGCTTCAGGTTGTGAGATTGGTTACACACTGTCAGAGTAATTAATGTGGTATTGTTTGAGTGCTGATGGTATGTATGAGGGAGAATGTAGTGCCACATAGACCACATGGCAAAAATACAGGGGACAAAAGTTATCTTATAATATCAGTCATTTTGCTATCTGATCTATTTTGTAGAAAAGACATGCTGTTCTCACACCTACCAACAGCACTTGGCCAAGGCCTTTCACAAAAAGTACGTTTCATTGGTAGAACCCCACCCCCCCCACCCTAGCCCATGGCAATTTCAAATATTTCAGTTGATAATTGCTCATCTACATATATGCACAAAGTAGTCCAGTAAgcttgcaaaacaaaaaaaaaggtattgttttaatgtaaacaatcTACTGGGGAAGTTTTGTGGGGATACTTACTGAAAATTTTACCCTATTCACCCTCAAGGACTATAAGGTTCATTCATTCAGAATGATTCCTTATATGTCTGAAAAGCTTGTCATGTTCTTGCATGTTCAACCACAACAATGACGTAGTTACCAATGCCTTGCAGGCCTCAGAAGTTTGAAGAACATCCTCTGCGCGCTCAAATGCATCAATGCTTCGGAGGGGCAACTCCAGCACGTCTGCCTGGGCCACCTGTTGTCCTACCCCCCTTACAGGTTGGCAGCACCTGCAAGACTGGTGGAACTCCTGGACTTCCTTCCGAAGTTCCCTCACTTCAGAGGAGAGCTCAGTGACCATCGCCAGCAGCTTCTGCAAGGCCACATCTGTTGATGGTATTCATCACACTTGAGTTCAAGGATTTGTATGTGTTTCATGTTGAAATAATAAAATTAAGGCTATGCAAACAACTACAGTGCCCCTCGAAAGTATTCACACCCCTTTCAATGCTTCACCTTCTGTTACATTGCAGCCATCTCCTTGAGTCAtttgtgttcttttttttctcctcaatcCACATGAGCAGAATTAGATTATGGCACCCCTCACCTCTTCAAATATATCTTTGACACAAGTCTACATCCTACCACCTTTGTTTAATTAAATTGTTTGGACATGATGACAGATTGGGGAGAAAAACTGAACATATTCTCAGAGACAGCTGCAATGTAACAAAAGGTGACTCATTGGAAGGGGTATGTATACTTTCCAGAGGCATTGTATATGGCCATTTACATCAAGTGGCAATCTACTGATAATATAAAGGCACAAAAGTTGCACTTGCCTTTTAAAGCCTGCCTGGCAGTGTCTCTGGTATCTGTAACAACCATGAAGAGAAAATGAATAATGCACAGTACTGAAAATGGGAATTAAATATTACATGAAATATCCTCTGTTACAACAGACCTTCAGGTGAAAACTCTTGGAAGGGATGGACTGCTGGCATCTCTGCATGATGCGTTATGGCTGGGAAGTCCTCTGCAAAAGAAAGCATCGCAGAGGATTGCAGGACCGGGAGATTTGTGgactgaggagaggagctggagAGGGGCTCGAGATTGTGGTATATAGGGCTTTTATTTGGTGGGGACTGCAGGGTGGTGGATGCTGTTGCTGTATCAAGAAAGAGTTAGGGGAAATGAAGGTAGCCTAATTACAAGCCATTGTACTTAAAGGAGAAGTTTGGTGTGAATCAATCCATAGCCCTGTTGTTAGAGATCACTGAATGCTGTCTGTAGCaaaaagaatggaaaaaaaatgaTGCAACATAGGCCGAGTTATAAACCAATAACTATTGTTAACTGAATGGGGCATAGCGGAATGAAACTGAAAGATGCTATGCTCCATTTACTTAGTTGCCTTGTTCATTATTCGGTCTATATTGTATCAATTTTTTTCGTTCTTTTTCCTATAAACAGCATTCAGTGACCTTCAACAACAGGGCTATGGATTGATTCACACCAAACTTCTCCTttaagtttacacacacacacacacacacacacacacacacacacacacacacacacacacacacacacatccagctcGCCATACCTGTCAGTAAAACTTTTGGTGCAGCTGGATATTGATGTTTGGATGCTTTACTTCCCCGGTCAAATTCATCATTCACGTAGTTTGGATTTGGTCTAGAAgtgaaaaaaacaagcaaaacaaaACTCAATATTCCGTTTAAAACAGTGGGAACTCTGCCAAGTACTGAAAACATGCATGGTTTTGAATTTGTAAATTTAAAGGAAACCTCTTCAATCTTCCAGAATCCTCCCCATCTGACTCCATGTCTGTTGTATCACAATGCTGCCTCAAGTACCAGTCTATGCTCCTCTGTGCTTCCTCAAATGTCCCTATAACGCAGAATTATCAGATACGAGCAAGTGTTGATAACATTGGCATGTTTATCAAATGTAAAATTATTTGACAATACCCACCATGGCTACAGAGGACTTTTATGGGCTGATACATATGCCACCCACTACTTGGCTCATCCCTCCTATTGACGGCAGCCCAGAGCTTGGCAGTGTCCTTGGGAGGGTAGGGTGGCCAGAAGACTTTGTCACCCTGCACCCATGTATTGGGTACCAGTTCTGTACCCCCATTGGTGAACTGGATAATTGACCACTGGCTCATTGCTGTGATTTAGAGAGGCGGTTTGTAAGGACTAACAAGGATACAAATAACTGAATTATGAATTTATTATGATTGttatgaattttatttatttttttatttattatttaatataCTATTTATTGATTCTTTTGATGAACTGATTGTTGAACTGATTGAGTTTTTTATGACTTATGAATTTATGAATGAACTGTATAATATACCATTTGATTCTTTTGATGAACTGATTGACAGTTAGGATATTTACTTCATATGAAGTAGGGGAATGGCAAGAAATCGGTTTTATCGGGGTaaagtatgtattttttttttaatcaagtccAATTTTACCACACTGACACTCTTGCTCAGCCCTGACACTTTATACAGCCCTATTGTCGAGGAAGGAAAGGGATACTGGAAGTAGGAGTCCTTCTTTCTAAAGGTTTGGAAAATTACGAAAGTCTCACAAGCTACCCTGACAATGTTTTCAACAATCCCAATGTCCTCAAGAATTTGTATGCCATTGTATCCACAGTTGGTTGTTAAGGTGAACTTTTCAGTGACAACCTTACGGTACTGATCCCCATGCTCTAAGTGAGGCACCACTGGACCATCATAGTGATGATGCATGTACTTGTGGCTGTTCTGGTTTGAGTCTGTCTCTGTGGGCATCTCTGAAAGCCTCTTAACGACTTGCTGCAAAGGCAGGTGAGGCTTGTGTAACAGGCTCTTCAAGTGGCCTAAATAGTTTTCATAAGGAAAACATGCAATGTTGTCTAGGGGACCAAAGACCTTGTATTCTGCTGCCAGGTGTGTCAACCCATGGACATTATAAGTGATTTCAGTTTTCCCGTACAGTTGCCCAAAGTGATTGACGAATGAAATAAGCAATTCATTAGCACAGTCTATCATGCTCTCAGCTGTTCCTGGTGACAGAAGGAGGTGCATTGCCACAGAAAACAACAAAGTTGTTGTACATCTCTATGGGTATGCTATTGTTAAGAACTACGGGGCCAGCATATAGCATCAAGTACCGCAGTTCAGTTGCCTTCCACCTATCGATCTCTGAGAGGGCCCTGGGCTTGCGACTGAACTCAGTTGGGGTGTAGGGACTCAGTTGGCAGAGTTTATCAGAGATTTCTGTAATCGTGTGGCTACCCAACCTATTTTTCAGTGATTTCCCTTTTATCCAGATATTCAGCAGTTTTCTGGTTACTCCGAGACAACATGAATGCATGTAGTCTGAGGGAAACATTGTTACCATTTTCACCACAGAAGCTAGGGGAGACAGTGTTTGATTTAAGTGGTGGTCCTCATCAACCATTGAGTTGAAGTCTTCATCAGTTCTCAGTTTCGCATTAACTTCCGGGAAGACCATTTTGCCTTGCCATTCACCCACTTGAACACACTTATCACAGCCAGAGTAACCATTGTGGCCCTTTATGTTTTTGAGAGGCTTGGGCAGGGGCATCACACACAAACGAACCAACTTTAATCAGTATCTGCCGTCCATTGTTCCAGATACCTTTCTCTAGGATCTCTTTCAGCTCTGCTATGAATGGCCCCAAATACTCAAACACACTTTTTGGCTTACCAGCACCACAAAAGAGGCCCACAAGAAATGGCAACCTGGtaggatccacattcactgtggcaagaattggccagaattgcagtttACTACTCTTAAACAGTGGCAGTCCATCCACATTGAACTGCAGCCACAAAGTGTTACCAGAGAAGGTCAAAGCTTTTAGTCTTGACATCAGCCCTGTGGCTAGCCCACAATGGTGATATTCCCCGCCTTCCATCTCCTGAGTTGGTACTTCAGCTCGCGTCCTAAGAACTGTCCGAGCATCTTTGGGCAATTTTGGGTGAAACACGCGCAAAATGCTCAAAAGTGCAGTCAGAGCCACTAGAGAGACTGAATTTTGAAGCCCAATACCTCAAACTAATCAACAAAAACTCAAGGCTGGGTTCCTCCTCATGTTCTGAATCTGAGTCATTATCATTTACAGTGTCCATTGGCTCATGGGTCTCGTTATCGAGTGAATTTGGCTCATTTTCCCAATCCTCACATATGGGTACATCCTCTGTACCTGGGCCAGAGGCTGACAAACCTGACTGTATTTCTACACTCTGGCAATCAGTATGTTTTATTATGATTGTGCTGCCATGCATATTTGAACCTCTAAATTTCTCTTCAAAGGTCTGTAATATCTCAGCTTCTGTGGCCTTAAGCTGTGACCTAATTTTGCGCCTCTTTGACCAGCGTGAAGCCATTGTGGAAGTGGTGTACCAATTCAGAAAAGGCACTTGCTTACTTGACCAACAATGAATTTTCTGgggaaagagggggaaaaaagggaGAGTACAGTGTTAGCAAACAGCATTTCACTCACTTGTGCAGCAAAGCATATGATAACAGTATGTTAAATTATCTGTATGAGAAACAGTTGGGCACCTAATATTTTTAGACTATTACTTTTTCATTTTCTATTACTTTCTGCTGTTTTTAGAACATAATGTTATGTGAATTGTTTGCACAGACAGTAGCATAACATTACTGTGATAATGTCCATAATACTTgtaattgttaggactaggactgttttggcctctagaggccgctgttatttccttttcatgtcgtgtttattttggcctctagaggccgccactgttcctgtgtcttgtgtttgtgttaattgcctaattatcttcacctgtgtccttaattagtttgtctatttatacccctgagttcagtcctcttgtcacggagtctttgtgctgttatgtttatctccagtttcctttgtactgtgttttttgatcttcttagcttttgaatttttgcactttgcttttcttttggattatactctttggttttttttttgtcttttgttttgccctgtatatagtgtatatagtttaaataaaccttttgattctttttctacttccgcctcacgcctctgcatttgagtcatccccctggtggcctagtgggggtttgctggattatcacaccaacgaaccaggttcgaatcccagcaaaaccctaacagaaagactccgtcatgaccgactcagcagaggctgcttcaactgtctacccggccaaccttcagggaattatggcagctttgacacgcttcggagcgaccatggacgctcatggacgtacgctcaccagccaacgtgaggccctcgctcgccacgaggaactgcttcagcaaattgggaaaaccctggcacagctgacatctctgcctgcatctcctgctcctgatccagttcctgctcctgatccagctcccactcctgctccagtgcctcctgcaatgctgccttcttcacctcgcgaacccagccttcctgcaccacagaggtatgacggcaagcacagtgagtgccgagagttccttacccagtgtcaactcacctttgagcttcagcctaccacctacactacggatcgccgcaagattgcctttgtgatcaccttattagctggtaaggcgcgagcctgggctactgctatctggcaaagacagggacctgagtgctttgatttccagctgttttctgaagagatgcttcgggtcttcgatcaggcagacatcagtaccgacgcagcccgaaagctcatgtccatccggcaaggaggaagcgtcgcagattacgccatctcgttccgaacactcgcagcagtaagtggatggaacgagactgccctggtgtcagccttccaccatggtctgtctgaccccatcaaggacggtctggcctctattggatgcccaagtgacctcgaaaccctcatctcacatgctattcgtctggacaacaggatgagagaacgccaccaagccttgagcccccccagcctccctacctctacctggagaccgtctacctccttcagtgactgtccagaacccatgcaagtgggtcgtactcgcctctccgcatctgagagggagcgcagaaggagggacaagtgctgcatctactgtggcaagcctggtcacttccgagcatcatgtcccgaactcttgggaaaaggaccgccccgtccagccgagggagggttgtgacggggcctaccctctctcccggactccctggccaaggaatctacatcccggtctccatctcctggggtgagtctgtccactcttgtcaagctttgatagactcaggggcggctgggaactttatggatattcacttcgcccaaagcatcaatattccgactgcacctcttgaagtcccactgtctgtgtctgccctcgatggccaagcgttaggtgatggaagagtcacccaagttacttctccagttttcctccagtctcaaggtcacaaggaagaaatatccctgcacctgattccttcacctgagttcccagttattctaggccttccttggcttactcgccacaaccctcgcatagactgggtaacaagccaggttgtggaatggggccctgcatgccatgcctcttgtctgctctctagctctcctgtgtctcctgccgagccccctgatctcaccgagttatctcaagttcccacagagtactgggatctcaaggaggtattcagcaagagcagggccgccgttcttcctccacaccgggcctacgactgtgccatcgacttgctccctgggactacccctcctcgtggcagactgttttcactctctcagccagaacgcaaggccatggaggaatacctcaaagatgccctggtctctgggtttattcgaccctccacttcacctgctggagccggcttcttctttgtcggcaagaaggatggggggctccgaccatgtattgattacaggggcctgaataagatcactgtgcgcaaccgatatccccttccgctgatgtccacagctttcgacctgctccaaggcgccaccgtcttcaccaagttggacctacggaacgcataccacctcatccgtatccgacagggagacgagtggaagactgcctttaacaccccgtctgggcactacgaataccaggtgatgcccttcggactcaccaacgcaccagctgtttttcaggccctaatcaacgacgtcttaagggacatgattaacctatacgtttttgtctacctcgacgacatccttatcttttccaagaccgtgcaggagcaccgccaccatgtccgccaggttctccagaggctgctacagaacaatctgttcgccaaggcccagaaatgcgaatttcatgttcccgaggtctcctttctgggatttattgtacggacaggccaactccaaatggaccctgccaagaccctggccgtccgggattggcctactcccaagtccgttaaggaggttcagcggttcttaggattcgctaacttctaccgcaagttcatcaggaacttcagttctgtggcagcacccatgtcagacctcaccaaagggacaggtggatcttatggctggtctcctcaggcagaaaaggcgttcaaagacctcaaggaccgcttctgcacggcacccattctggttctcccggacacctcccaaccattcatcgtggaggtggacgcctcggacagtggtgtcggcgcggtgctctctcaacgttcggaaggaaagctgcacccctgcgcttacttctcccaccgcctgagtcctgctgagtcccggtacgatgtgggggatcgagaactgctagcggtcaaactggcccttgaggagtggaggcactggctggagggagcacaacatccattcctggtttggactgaccacaagaacctggagtacctccagcaagccaagagactgaaccctcgacaggctaggtgg encodes:
- the LOC132869626 gene encoding uncharacterized protein LOC132869626: MSQWSIIQFTNGGTELVPNTWVQGDKVFWPPYPPKDTAKLWAAVNRRDEPSSGWHMYQPIKVLCSHGTFEEAQRSIDWYLRQHCDTTDMESDGEDSGRLKRPNPNYVNDEFDRGSKASKHQYPAAPKVLLTATASTTLQSPPNKSPIYHNLEPLSSSSPQSTNLPVLQSSAMLSFAEDFPAITHHAEMPAVHPFQEFSPEDTRDTARQALKGKCNFCAFILSVDCHLM